The DNA window GACTTGAGCGTCTTGTCCTTGACCTGCACTTCTCTCGGTTGTCCGTTGAGTTCGAAGAAGACGTTGCGCGTGCCATCGGGGTTGGGTTCGCTGGTGGTTAGGAACTTGACGATGAGCGTTTTGCCCGCTTCGATGTCGAAGCTGATCTCTTCGCCCTTGGCCATTCCGTAGAAGAAGGCGGGGGAGGGGAGGACCTCAATGTCGCCGTGGTCGGCTCGGGATTTTGCGAATTTTACGAAGACTTCCGGATACATCAGATAGCTCATCAGATCCGTGCGGCTGGGCTTTTCTTCGATTGCGGCTTCGAGTTTCTTTGCCGTCTCGTCCAGATCGACCGCTGGCATTGCTGCGCCGGGACGACCTTCCGTTGTCTTGCGGCCTTGCAGGATGATCTTTGCAATGTGCTCGGGCCAGCCTCCCTCGGGAATGCCGAGCGAACCTTCAAACATGTCGATGACCGAGTTCGGCAGCGTGATGTTGTGGTCCTGCTTGAGCGCGAGGAATTCTTCCATCGTCATCCCGTGGCTGAGGAGGCTCTTTGCCAATAGGCAACTGCTTGGCGGATGAAGGGGACGGAGCTGATTGGATCTTTCGCGAACAAAGGGAATCTACAGGTTTGGCTACTTCCGCTTTGTAGGCTGCGACCTCAGGCCGTTGCGCTGGTGCACTTCTTAGTGGCAAGAGGGAGATGTGCGCGGAACTGCTTCAGCGTTGCTGGAGATCACGTTATGCCATATCGCCCAGATTTGCTGGGGAAAACAAAGGGGACGGAGCCGATTGGAGTGTTGGCGGGAAATGTGAAGTGCTTGATGCGGGCTGTCCCTCTGGCCGGAGTTTTGGAGAGAGGCTGGAGGTGCGCTCCGGTGGCGGGAACTGCATTCAGATGCTGATCGGGCGGCGGAAATTCACTTGTTGCGTCGCTGTACGTATGCTGGTCGGCCGTTTGGGGAGGAGGCTTTCGTCGAGAGGATTGAAGAGGCTTTTCAGCGGAAGTGGAGACGGTGGAGCTTTGAGAAGGCG is part of the Bryobacter aggregatus MPL3 genome and encodes:
- a CDS encoding biotin/lipoyl-containing protein — encoded protein: MAKSLLSHGMTMEEFLALKQDHNITLPNSVIDMFEGSLGIPEGGWPEHIAKIILQGRKTTEGRPGAAMPAVDLDETAKKLEAAIEEKPSRTDLMSYLMYPEVFVKFAKSRADHGDIEVLPSPAFFYGMAKGEEISFDIEAGKTLIVKFLTTSEPNPDGTRNVFFELNGQPREVQVKDKTLKSTMAERAKADPSNPGHVAAPIPGAVTTIHVKEGTEVKKGAPLLVLEAMKMQTTVTAPNDGTVKEILVKTGETVEPKDLLVILE